A stretch of the Aminipila terrae genome encodes the following:
- a CDS encoding NAD(P)/FAD-dependent oxidoreductase: MKKYDIIIAGAGASGVFLSYELTKLDNTAKILMLDKGAPLEKRVCPIKLGKANNCIKCEPCHIMNGYGGAGTLSDGKYNITTKFGGDLHSYIGQDKAMELMEYVDEVLCSFGGADAKLYSTGNSDLKTTALRNNLNLLDAKVRHLGTDRNVQILERICNYTKERVEMQFYSTISEVMQNSDGSFNVKTSKGEEFQCTDLVLATGRSGSKWISDICNQMNIGLEQNRVDIGVRVELPAEIFKHITDEVYESKIVYKTDKYNDMVRTFCMNPYGEVVAENTNGIVTVNGHSYADPSLRTENTNFALLVSNKLTAPFKDSNEYGESIAKLSNMLGGGVLMQRFGDLVKGRRSSERRMEKCFTRPTLKATPGDLSLVLPKRQLDNIIEMIYALDKIAPGTANEDTLLYGVEVKFYNSRVEVDGNLETKVKGLYALGDGSGVTHSLSQASASGIHLGRILSKKYSK, encoded by the coding sequence ATGAAAAAATATGATATTATAATTGCCGGAGCAGGTGCAAGCGGAGTATTTTTATCATACGAACTTACGAAGCTTGATAATACAGCAAAAATATTAATGTTAGATAAAGGTGCACCTCTTGAGAAACGGGTATGCCCGATTAAATTAGGAAAAGCAAACAATTGTATTAAGTGTGAGCCCTGCCACATTATGAATGGGTATGGCGGAGCAGGAACATTATCTGATGGAAAATACAATATTACAACTAAATTTGGCGGAGACCTGCATTCTTATATCGGTCAGGATAAAGCCATGGAACTAATGGAGTATGTGGATGAAGTCCTCTGCAGTTTCGGAGGTGCGGATGCTAAGCTTTACTCCACAGGAAATTCCGATTTAAAGACTACGGCATTAAGGAATAATCTTAATCTGCTTGATGCTAAGGTAAGACACCTGGGAACAGACAGGAATGTCCAGATTCTTGAAAGAATATGTAATTATACGAAAGAAAGAGTTGAAATGCAGTTTTATTCAACTATTTCTGAAGTAATGCAGAATTCAGACGGGTCTTTTAATGTAAAAACAAGCAAAGGGGAAGAGTTCCAATGTACGGATCTGGTTCTGGCTACTGGAAGGTCTGGCTCAAAATGGATTTCGGATATCTGCAATCAAATGAATATAGGGCTGGAACAAAACCGTGTGGATATAGGGGTCCGGGTTGAACTTCCTGCTGAAATTTTTAAGCACATTACAGATGAAGTTTACGAGAGTAAAATTGTTTATAAGACTGATAAATATAATGACATGGTTAGAACATTCTGCATGAACCCCTATGGGGAAGTTGTGGCAGAGAACACCAATGGTATTGTGACTGTAAATGGACATAGTTATGCGGATCCATCCCTCAGAACTGAAAATACAAACTTTGCCCTTTTAGTGTCCAACAAACTGACTGCACCATTTAAGGATAGTAACGAATATGGAGAGTCCATAGCTAAGCTTTCAAACATGCTGGGAGGTGGTGTTCTCATGCAGAGGTTTGGGGATCTTGTCAAGGGGCGAAGAAGCAGCGAAAGGCGTATGGAAAAATGTTTTACCAGACCTACACTGAAAGCAACTCCAGGAGATCTCAGTCTTGTACTTCCTAAGAGACAATTAGATAACATTATTGAAATGATATATGCATTAGACAAGATTGCTCCAGGAACGGCTAATGAAGATACGCTTCTTTATGGAGTTGAAGTTAAATTCTACAATTCAAGAGTTGAGGTAGATGGTAACCTTGAAACTAAAGTGAAAGGACTGTATGCTTTGGGAGATGGCTCTGGTGTAACCCACTCTTTATCACAGGCTTCAGCCAGCGGAATCCATCTGGGTCGAATACTGTCTAAAAAATATTCAAAATAG
- a CDS encoding XTP/dITP diphosphatase: MTMIVVAASQNQHKIDEMEAITQKYGMTIVGRDEFGLPKIKISEDGDTFEANSLKKAREICMMCNQITIADDSGLVVDALDGAPGVYSSRFAGEEGNDQKNNEKLLELLKDVPMEKRTARFVSVITMIYPNGKKIVARGECEGHIMFQESGDNGFGYDPLFRPLGFEVSFGEIPAEEKNKISHRAKALAELQKQLELLHYVKGGI, from the coding sequence ATGACAATGATTGTAGTTGCAGCTTCTCAGAATCAGCACAAGATTGATGAAATGGAAGCTATTACACAAAAATATGGAATGACAATAGTGGGAAGAGATGAATTTGGGTTACCCAAAATTAAGATAAGTGAAGATGGAGATACCTTTGAGGCTAATTCTTTAAAAAAGGCCAGAGAAATCTGTATGATGTGCAATCAGATTACTATTGCTGATGATTCAGGATTAGTAGTTGATGCACTGGATGGAGCTCCCGGGGTGTATTCTTCAAGATTTGCTGGAGAAGAGGGAAATGACCAAAAGAACAACGAAAAGCTTCTGGAACTTTTAAAAGATGTTCCTATGGAAAAGAGGACAGCCAGGTTCGTTTCTGTTATAACAATGATTTATCCCAATGGGAAAAAAATTGTTGCAAGAGGAGAATGCGAAGGGCATATAATGTTTCAGGAGTCTGGAGATAATGGATTTGGATATGATCCATTGTTCAGGCCTTTAGGATTCGAAGTGAGTTTTGGAGAAATTCCGGCAGAAGAAAAAAATAAAATCAGCCATCGGGCGAAAGCACTGGCTGAATTACAGAAACAATTAGAACTGCTCCATTATGTAAAAGGTGGAATATGA
- a CDS encoding YihY/virulence factor BrkB family protein, with amino-acid sequence MNKKRLLQMITLGLKQIRDPYYHGFAAQLAFYFLMSIVPTLIVLSQLLGLFSVSLGALSDLIQKYVAKDAADVVLKLISSQSTKGMNTIFIVITLWAASRAEFALMRIANYTLTGGRSTGNGYWRERIRAIKTMAITMFTLAFGLIILVYGELIIELVAATLMSTIGINYQVNMFWLVLRWPVTMVLYFLMVSYSYYILPSQKLRFSQIMPGSIFASVGMLVVTSGYKIYTEYISNYDILYGSMAAIVAVMMWFYFLAWALVLGILCNKVWADTKHISK; translated from the coding sequence ATGAATAAAAAACGGCTTCTACAAATGATCACGCTGGGGTTGAAGCAGATTCGTGATCCATATTATCATGGCTTTGCTGCACAACTGGCATTTTATTTTCTGATGTCCATTGTTCCTACATTAATAGTTCTTTCTCAGTTACTCGGACTATTTTCTGTTTCATTGGGGGCATTGAGCGATTTAATTCAGAAGTATGTTGCTAAAGATGCAGCTGACGTAGTACTTAAATTAATCTCAAGCCAGTCCACAAAAGGTATGAATACGATCTTTATTGTTATCACCCTGTGGGCAGCATCTCGTGCGGAATTTGCGCTTATGAGGATAGCCAACTATACCCTGACAGGGGGACGAAGCACTGGAAATGGGTACTGGCGTGAAAGAATCCGGGCCATTAAGACCATGGCAATTACCATGTTTACACTGGCTTTTGGGTTGATTATACTCGTTTACGGCGAATTGATCATAGAACTAGTAGCAGCCACCCTGATGAGTACCATTGGGATAAATTACCAAGTAAATATGTTCTGGCTTGTACTCAGGTGGCCGGTAACAATGGTTCTTTATTTCCTGATGGTCAGTTACAGTTATTATATCCTGCCTTCCCAGAAACTCAGATTCAGCCAGATTATGCCTGGAAGCATCTTCGCGTCCGTGGGAATGTTAGTGGTTACTTCGGGATATAAAATCTATACAGAATATATTTCAAATTATGATATCTTGTATGGTTCCATGGCGGCAATTGTGGCCGTAATGATGTGGTTCTATTTCCTGGCCTGGGCACTTGTTTTAGGTATACTTTGCAATAAAGTATGGGCAGATACAAAGCACATAAGTAAATAG
- a CDS encoding 3-phosphoglycerate dehydrogenase family protein gives MYNIATLNKISPVGLGRLTDQYKITEDMDSANGVLVRSQDMLSMEFSKNLLAIARAGAGVNNIPVEKCAEEGIVVFNTPGANANAVKELVLAGIFLGARNIPDAITWSYGLVGNDDAAKAVEKGKSQFAGREIKGKTLGVIGLGAIGVSVANAAEKLGMKVIGNDPYMTLRAAHNLSNTIPVVHSLEELLPKCDYVSIHVPSMDKTKGMINKETIALMKDGIIFLNFSRDKLVNDDDMLIALVDGKVQKYITDFPNNKLVGKNGVICIPHLGASTEEAEDNCAVMATEELMDYIENGNITNSVNYPACSLGPVNGTRICVLNKNIPAMLSAITSAVSDLNLNINNLLNKSKGDYACTLLDIDGTVNESEVASKLNVPGIIKIRIITR, from the coding sequence ATGTATAATATCGCAACGCTAAATAAAATATCTCCTGTAGGCCTTGGCCGTCTTACAGACCAATATAAAATAACTGAAGACATGGATTCAGCAAATGGTGTTCTTGTAAGAAGCCAGGATATGCTTTCAATGGAGTTCTCAAAAAATCTGCTGGCCATTGCAAGAGCCGGTGCAGGGGTAAACAACATACCAGTTGAGAAATGTGCTGAAGAAGGCATTGTTGTTTTTAACACTCCTGGTGCAAATGCCAATGCTGTAAAGGAACTGGTATTAGCCGGAATATTCCTTGGCGCAAGAAATATCCCAGATGCTATCACCTGGTCTTATGGTCTGGTTGGAAATGATGATGCAGCGAAAGCTGTAGAAAAAGGCAAAAGCCAGTTTGCCGGAAGAGAAATAAAAGGAAAGACTTTAGGTGTTATCGGTCTTGGTGCTATTGGTGTTTCCGTTGCTAACGCAGCAGAAAAACTTGGCATGAAGGTTATTGGTAACGACCCTTACATGACACTGCGTGCAGCCCACAATCTTTCCAATACTATTCCAGTAGTTCATTCTTTGGAAGAATTACTGCCAAAGTGCGATTATGTTTCTATTCACGTTCCTTCAATGGATAAGACAAAGGGTATGATTAATAAAGAAACAATCGCCCTTATGAAGGACGGTATCATTTTCCTTAACTTCTCAAGAGATAAACTGGTAAATGACGACGATATGCTTATTGCTCTTGTTGACGGTAAAGTGCAGAAATATATTACAGATTTCCCTAACAACAAGTTAGTTGGTAAAAACGGAGTTATCTGCATTCCTCATCTGGGAGCTTCTACTGAAGAAGCCGAAGATAACTGTGCTGTTATGGCCACAGAAGAATTGATGGATTATATCGAAAACGGCAATATTACAAATTCTGTAAATTATCCCGCCTGCAGCTTAGGTCCTGTAAATGGTACCAGAATCTGCGTGTTAAATAAAAACATTCCGGCAATGTTAAGTGCTATTACCAGTGCGGTTTCAGATTTAAATTTAAACATTAACAACCTATTAAATAAGAGTAAAGGCGACTATGCGTGCACACTTCTTGATATTGACGGTACAGTTAATGAATCAGAAGTGGCTTCCAAGCTTAATGTTCCTGGAATTATTAAAATCAGAATTATCACAAGATAA
- a CDS encoding cofactor-independent phosphoglycerate mutase, protein MKYFIIVPDGAGDEKIEELGGKTPLEVAQMPVIDGLAEIGEVGMVQTIPEGVAPGSDAANLSVMGYDPSVYLTGRSPLEAASIGIDMSDTDVAFRTNIITLVDSETGKPADKTTSTAYEDLIITDHSSGDITTEEADVLIKAIHEKLGNEKIQFYTGVSYRHCMIVKEGSTDYQLTPPHDVLGKRVGDYLPEGEGTIKGAEAQKAEFITDLMKSSYEVLRNHPVNQARIAKGLNPANTAWIWGQGKKPSLSSFYDKYKITGTAISAVDLIKGIALCAGLDSVDVDGATGTIHTNYDGKAQAAIEEFKKGKDFVYMHLEGPDECSHQGDQPGKIKCMELIDEKVAGPVIDYLKKSGEDFRVLVVPDHRTPLCIRTHSSTPVPFVIYDSSKEQKSDKTRAFNETSGKMGKSFGSGYELADYFFER, encoded by the coding sequence ATGAAGTATTTTATAATAGTTCCCGATGGAGCGGGGGACGAAAAGATTGAGGAATTGGGTGGTAAAACCCCTCTGGAAGTGGCACAGATGCCTGTGATAGATGGACTTGCAGAAATAGGTGAAGTGGGAATGGTTCAGACCATACCAGAAGGCGTGGCGCCAGGCAGTGATGCTGCCAATCTGTCTGTCATGGGATATGATCCCAGTGTTTATCTGACCGGAAGGTCTCCACTGGAAGCGGCCAGCATTGGCATTGATATGTCAGATACAGATGTGGCTTTCAGAACTAATATTATTACTCTGGTTGATTCTGAAACAGGGAAACCAGCAGACAAAACCACAAGTACTGCATATGAGGATTTGATTATAACGGATCACAGTTCCGGGGATATTACAACAGAAGAGGCTGATGTACTGATTAAAGCAATCCATGAAAAGTTGGGAAATGAAAAGATCCAGTTTTACACAGGGGTAAGTTATCGCCACTGCATGATTGTGAAAGAAGGATCTACAGACTATCAGTTAACTCCTCCTCATGATGTACTTGGAAAAAGAGTTGGAGATTATCTGCCAGAGGGTGAAGGAACCATAAAGGGAGCTGAAGCCCAGAAAGCAGAATTCATTACAGACTTAATGAAGAGCAGCTATGAAGTTCTGAGAAATCATCCGGTCAATCAGGCCAGGATTGCCAAAGGATTAAATCCTGCCAATACTGCATGGATCTGGGGACAGGGGAAGAAACCTAGCCTTTCTTCTTTTTATGATAAATATAAAATAACAGGTACAGCCATTTCTGCTGTAGATTTAATTAAAGGAATAGCCCTTTGTGCCGGATTGGATTCTGTTGATGTAGATGGAGCAACTGGAACCATACACACCAATTACGATGGTAAAGCACAGGCAGCAATAGAGGAATTTAAAAAAGGTAAAGATTTTGTCTATATGCATCTTGAAGGACCGGACGAATGTTCCCATCAGGGAGATCAGCCGGGAAAAATCAAGTGTATGGAACTGATTGATGAAAAAGTTGCAGGACCTGTTATAGATTACTTAAAGAAGTCGGGAGAAGACTTTCGGGTTCTGGTAGTTCCTGATCACAGAACTCCTCTTTGTATCAGAACACATTCATCAACACCAGTACCTTTTGTGATTTATGACAGTTCAAAAGAACAGAAATCAGACAAGACCAGAGCTTTTAATGAAACTTCAGGTAAAATGGGAAAAAGCTTTGGCAGTGGATATGAGTTAGCAGATTATTTTTTTGAGAGATAA
- the serC gene encoding 3-phosphoserine/phosphohydroxythreonine transaminase translates to MNKNNGRVYNFSAGPSMLPLEVMENVAEQLTNYMGCGQSVMEMSHRSKEFEAIIEDAEKNLRNLMDIPENYKVLFLQGGGTLQFSMVPINLLKKSKKADYIVTGTWAKKAAAEAKKFGDIKIVASSEDTTFSYIPKVKKEDFRADADYIHITFNNTIYGTHFGYIPETGDIPLVADMSSCILSEKIDVTKFGLIYAGAQKNIAPAGVTIVIIREDLIGFAPAETPTYLDYKVHAENGSMYNTPPCFTIYVAGEVFKHILKNGGIDPLNKLDVEKAGRLYKFIDESKLYNCPVQEDSRSLMNVVFITGDADLDKKFIAEAKAAGLVNLGGHRSIGGMRASIYNAMPMEGVDALIAFMKKFEEENAK, encoded by the coding sequence ATGAACAAAAACAACGGCAGAGTCTATAACTTTTCAGCTGGACCATCTATGCTGCCTTTAGAAGTGATGGAAAATGTTGCAGAACAGCTAACGAATTATATGGGGTGCGGACAGTCCGTAATGGAAATGAGTCATCGATCAAAGGAATTTGAGGCAATTATTGAAGATGCTGAAAAGAACCTGAGAAACCTTATGGACATTCCCGAAAACTACAAAGTATTATTCCTTCAGGGTGGAGGAACATTACAATTTTCAATGGTTCCAATCAATCTGTTGAAGAAGTCAAAAAAGGCAGATTACATCGTAACTGGTACATGGGCAAAGAAAGCAGCAGCAGAAGCTAAGAAATTTGGAGATATTAAAATAGTAGCATCTTCAGAAGACACTACTTTCTCTTACATTCCAAAGGTAAAGAAGGAAGATTTCAGAGCAGATGCTGATTATATACATATTACATTTAACAATACTATTTATGGAACGCACTTTGGGTATATACCTGAGACAGGAGATATTCCACTTGTAGCTGATATGTCATCCTGCATACTATCTGAAAAAATCGATGTAACAAAATTCGGTTTAATCTACGCAGGCGCACAGAAGAACATTGCACCTGCAGGAGTAACTATTGTTATCATCAGAGAAGACCTGATTGGATTTGCACCTGCAGAAACTCCTACTTATTTAGATTATAAGGTTCACGCAGAAAATGGTTCCATGTACAATACGCCTCCATGCTTTACTATTTATGTGGCAGGAGAGGTATTTAAACATATTCTAAAGAATGGTGGAATTGATCCACTGAATAAGCTGGATGTTGAAAAGGCAGGAAGGCTTTATAAATTCATTGATGAAAGTAAACTTTACAATTGCCCAGTTCAGGAAGACAGCCGTTCACTTATGAATGTGGTATTTATAACTGGAGACGCTGACCTGGATAAGAAGTTTATAGCAGAAGCTAAAGCAGCAGGTCTTGTAAATCTGGGAGGACATCGTTCAATCGGAGGCATGAGAGCAAGTATCTACAACGCTATGCCGATGGAAGGCGTTGACGCTTTGATTGCTTTTATGAAAAAGTTTGAAGAAGAAAATGCGAAATAA
- the uvrC gene encoding excinuclease ABC subunit UvrC, whose translation MFDIKENLKKLPDSPGVYIHKDKLGQVIYVGKAVSLRNRVRQYFQSPKNMQAKVRAMVSHIEEFEYITTNTEMEALILECTLIKRYMPKYNVLLRDDKTYPYIKLTMNEPYPRLVKTRRVEKDDCKYFGPYSDAGAVNQMIDLLNNIFALKRCATKKFPEIIKPCLNYHIQQCRGICTGKVSRESYMQDIGQITEFLNGKTKPLTDMLTEKMQEESEMLNFERAAELRDYIAAARTISEKQHVVMLGIKDLDIALAISSSQKSYVVLFFVRNGKLTGRENFAMEGTQEKNELVSEFIKQYYSENPNIPYEILVEQPLEETELIESFLGEMAGRQVKITVPKRGDKRDLLQLAQKDSIEMLKTIDERENNNKARRAALSKEIGDLIEQIMGDIPTRHKDQHDSQSNQTRDYRVEAYDISNTNGVDSVGAMVVFEGLKPNKKEYRRFRIRTIEGPNDYGSMQEVLYRRFKRAMDGDPAFNTLPHILFIDGGKGQVSAVQQILSAMKLSVAVVGMAKDDKHRTRALIYKPFGQEEYTELLLKEHPLLFKYTGAVQEEVHRFAIDYHRGLRGKRIQGSALDEIDGVGPQRRNSLLSYFGSLDKIKNATVEELCMAPGITEQVAKNIKEYFD comes from the coding sequence ATGTTTGATATTAAAGAGAATCTGAAAAAACTCCCGGATAGCCCGGGAGTTTATATTCATAAGGATAAACTGGGGCAGGTTATTTATGTGGGGAAAGCTGTTTCTTTACGAAACCGGGTGCGCCAGTATTTTCAGTCGCCTAAAAACATGCAGGCAAAAGTCCGGGCTATGGTGAGTCATATTGAGGAATTTGAGTATATTACTACAAATACTGAAATGGAAGCTCTGATTCTGGAATGTACACTGATAAAGAGGTACATGCCTAAGTATAACGTATTACTCCGTGACGACAAGACTTATCCTTATATAAAACTGACTATGAATGAGCCATACCCCAGACTGGTTAAAACTAGAAGGGTTGAAAAGGATGACTGTAAATATTTCGGCCCCTACAGTGATGCAGGGGCAGTAAATCAGATGATTGATTTGCTGAATAATATATTTGCTCTGAAGCGGTGTGCCACAAAGAAATTTCCCGAGATTATAAAACCCTGCCTGAATTATCATATCCAACAGTGCAGGGGTATATGTACTGGAAAGGTAAGCAGAGAATCTTATATGCAGGATATAGGCCAGATTACAGAGTTTTTAAATGGTAAAACCAAACCTTTGACGGACATGCTGACAGAGAAAATGCAGGAAGAATCCGAAATGCTTAACTTTGAAAGAGCTGCAGAATTGAGAGACTACATTGCAGCGGCCAGAACTATTTCTGAAAAGCAGCATGTGGTAATGCTTGGAATAAAGGACCTGGATATCGCTCTGGCCATTTCCAGCAGCCAGAAGTCCTATGTGGTGCTGTTTTTTGTAAGAAATGGGAAGTTAACCGGCCGTGAAAATTTTGCCATGGAAGGGACCCAGGAGAAAAATGAGCTGGTCAGTGAATTTATAAAGCAGTACTATAGTGAGAATCCCAATATTCCGTATGAAATTCTTGTGGAACAGCCTTTGGAAGAAACGGAGCTGATTGAAAGCTTCCTGGGAGAGATGGCAGGCAGACAGGTAAAAATCACCGTACCTAAAAGAGGAGATAAACGGGATCTGCTTCAACTGGCACAAAAAGATTCCATTGAGATGTTAAAGACTATTGATGAACGGGAAAACAATAACAAGGCACGGCGGGCCGCCTTATCAAAAGAGATTGGGGACCTGATTGAGCAGATTATGGGTGACATCCCGACAAGGCATAAAGATCAGCATGATTCCCAATCGAATCAAACCAGGGATTATAGGGTAGAAGCCTACGATATTTCCAATACCAATGGTGTGGACTCTGTGGGCGCAATGGTTGTATTTGAAGGATTAAAACCCAACAAAAAAGAGTACAGGCGATTTAGAATCCGAACCATAGAAGGACCAAATGACTATGGCAGTATGCAGGAAGTCCTATACAGAAGATTTAAAAGGGCAATGGACGGTGATCCAGCTTTTAATACTCTGCCTCATATACTTTTTATTGATGGGGGCAAAGGGCAGGTATCGGCTGTACAGCAGATTCTGAGCGCTATGAAGCTTTCCGTGGCAGTCGTTGGCATGGCCAAGGATGATAAACACCGGACCAGAGCATTGATTTATAAGCCATTTGGGCAGGAAGAATATACAGAACTTCTTCTGAAGGAGCATCCGCTGCTCTTTAAATATACCGGAGCTGTACAGGAAGAAGTCCACCGGTTTGCCATCGATTACCACAGAGGGCTTCGGGGAAAACGGATTCAGGGATCTGCTCTCGATGAAATTGATGGTGTGGGACCTCAAAGACGTAATTCACTTTTAAGCTATTTTGGAAGTCTGGATAAAATTAAAAATGCTACTGTTGAAGAATTGTGTATGGCACCGGGAATCACAGAACAGGTGGCTAAAAATATCAAAGAATATTTTGATTGA
- a CDS encoding PAS domain-containing protein: protein MSNIGVAVVEIADANVHKLLYANKNYYMTRKYQPEEIQETYENNVVELLDSESRIRMNILIEEALRYKKNTLNFDIKVRCKDGCYRCLLCKGKLIYKPERVTMNIVETDITSVSDNLSAGIL from the coding sequence ATGAGTAATATAGGAGTCGCTGTAGTTGAAATAGCTGATGCAAATGTGCATAAATTGTTATATGCAAATAAGAATTATTATATGACCAGAAAATACCAACCAGAAGAAATACAGGAAACGTACGAAAATAATGTAGTTGAACTGCTTGATTCAGAGAGCAGAATACGGATGAATATTTTAATTGAAGAGGCATTGAGGTACAAGAAAAATACTCTGAATTTTGATATAAAAGTCAGGTGTAAGGACGGCTGTTACAGATGTCTTCTTTGCAAAGGAAAATTAATATATAAGCCGGAACGGGTTACGATGAATATTGTTGAAACAGATATAACAAGTGTTAGTGATAATCTGTCAGCAGGCATTTTGTAG
- a CDS encoding D-alanyl-D-alanine carboxypeptidase family protein yields MRDKIRFGETMKKTITIMIVLFSLIANLGANTSTVFAETDKAGDTKAHAITEVPSIVAETGVLIDAKTGTVLYNKGMDLQREPASTTKIITGLLAIERLPLDKVVTIDAKTPFTEGSRIYLMEGEKITVKDLLYALFLESANDAAVALAVEMAGNVDDFAVMMNEKAKELGAKNTTFRNPNGLHLDGHVTTAYDLAMIAKGAMENPTFRKYVSTYKHTIQPTNKQEEPRYLYNTNRLLYDNKTKVSVNGVLRAAKYDGAIGIKTGYTGQAGGCLVAGASRNGTELISVVMKSTDSGRFGDSIALLDWGFENYHSVKMVAKGTEMGSIKVAHGEERQVALVAEKDGYVTLPVGENSKHIKKVVKAAEKVNAPVKAGQESGSVDFFQNGVLVGAVNIVAVKNVAKGGIFSGLGASVKENSKLFVGAGVLVGALVSIAGALLYIRHRSIKRRKQRRELRAMRIAMDRERDKIFYNKDKYINR; encoded by the coding sequence TTGAGAGATAAAATTAGATTTGGGGAAACAATGAAGAAAACTATTACAATAATGATTGTGCTATTTTCCTTGATTGCAAACCTGGGTGCAAATACTTCAACTGTTTTTGCGGAGACTGACAAGGCAGGAGACACGAAAGCACATGCAATTACAGAAGTACCGTCTATTGTGGCAGAAACAGGGGTTTTAATTGATGCAAAGACTGGCACGGTTTTGTACAATAAGGGAATGGATTTACAAAGGGAGCCTGCAAGTACTACAAAGATAATTACAGGACTTTTGGCAATAGAAAGATTACCGCTGGACAAAGTGGTTACAATTGATGCCAAGACACCTTTCACTGAGGGAAGCAGGATTTACCTTATGGAAGGAGAAAAAATAACAGTAAAAGATTTACTTTATGCACTTTTTCTGGAATCTGCCAATGATGCGGCAGTAGCGTTAGCTGTAGAAATGGCAGGGAATGTGGACGATTTTGCTGTTATGATGAATGAAAAAGCCAAAGAACTGGGAGCAAAAAATACAACTTTCCGTAATCCAAATGGATTACATCTTGATGGACATGTGACTACAGCTTATGACCTTGCTATGATTGCAAAGGGTGCTATGGAAAATCCTACTTTCAGAAAATATGTAAGCACCTATAAGCACACCATTCAGCCAACCAATAAGCAGGAAGAGCCAAGATACTTATACAATACGAACCGATTGCTTTATGATAATAAAACAAAAGTATCGGTAAACGGAGTGCTTCGTGCTGCAAAATATGATGGAGCCATTGGTATAAAAACCGGGTATACAGGTCAGGCAGGGGGTTGCCTTGTGGCAGGGGCATCCAGAAATGGAACAGAACTGATTTCAGTTGTGATGAAATCTACAGATTCTGGAAGGTTTGGGGATTCTATTGCTCTGCTGGACTGGGGGTTTGAAAACTATCATTCTGTAAAAATGGTAGCCAAAGGAACCGAAATGGGAAGCATAAAGGTAGCTCATGGTGAAGAAAGGCAGGTTGCCCTGGTTGCAGAAAAAGATGGATATGTTACTCTTCCTGTTGGGGAGAATAGTAAACACATTAAAAAGGTAGTGAAAGCTGCAGAGAAAGTTAATGCTCCGGTTAAGGCAGGACAGGAGTCTGGAAGTGTTGACTTTTTCCAGAATGGAGTCCTTGTGGGTGCTGTGAACATTGTTGCTGTAAAAAATGTTGCAAAAGGCGGCATTTTTTCCGGATTGGGAGCTTCTGTTAAAGAAAATTCAAAGCTTTTTGTGGGAGCAGGTGTTTTAGTGGGAGCTTTGGTCTCCATTGCAGGAGCCTTGCTTTACATAAGACATAGAAGCATAAAACGCAGAAAACAAAGAAGAGAACTACGTGCAATGAGAATTGCCATGGACAGAGAACGAGATAAAATTTTTTATAATAAAGATAAATATATAAACAGGTAG
- a CDS encoding DUF1292 domain-containing protein — protein MSDKEKCAGGCGCGCGDHEHDESDFLTLEFDDGVEVECEIMGVFDFEGKEYIALVPDDGTDDVYIYGYKEVGEEEFELIDIDDDAEFEKVVAEFDKLTAEEE, from the coding sequence ATGTCAGATAAAGAGAAATGCGCTGGCGGTTGTGGCTGCGGATGCGGTGATCACGAACACGATGAATCAGATTTTTTAACTTTGGAATTTGATGATGGCGTAGAAGTAGAATGCGAAATCATGGGTGTATTTGATTTTGAAGGAAAAGAATACATCGCTCTTGTTCCTGATGATGGAACAGATGATGTTTACATCTATGGATACAAGGAAGTAGGCGAAGAAGAATTTGAATTGATCGATATTGACGATGATGCAGAATTTGAAAAGGTTGTAGCTGAATTTGATAAATTAACAGCAGAAGAAGAATAG